One window of Sinorhizobium numidicum genomic DNA carries:
- a CDS encoding HlyD family secretion protein, translating to MSAPDTSSAARVRPVGDDFEVMDATSKAEAKGPTGEAPSVGERPATEVQAPTKKRRNPILPVLGLALLGAAGWYGYDWWTDGRFMVSTDDAYIEADIATIAPKVSGYVAKVDVVANQHVKAGESLVTLDNGDYRIAAEEAEAQIATQKLALSRFDAQIAGARASLVQTEAQKKALEATVRGAELTQKRASDLQSKAVGTVASRDNADVALDQARANLAGADANIAAAKANITVLEAQRAEAQSTIRSLELARDKANRDLGFTVLKAPYDGVIGNVAVQVGDLVTAGQRLAALVPIDQLYVDANFKETQIAHLVPGSRVEIHVDAYDEHPIEGTVASISPASGSVFSLLPAENATGNFTKITQRVPVRITLPAEALATGTLRAGLSVVVDVDTRTAPEQSKIAAAK from the coding sequence ATGTCTGCTCCCGATACCTCCAGCGCTGCCCGTGTCCGCCCCGTCGGCGACGATTTCGAAGTAATGGACGCTACTTCCAAGGCTGAGGCCAAGGGCCCTACGGGCGAGGCACCCTCCGTCGGTGAGCGTCCGGCCACCGAGGTCCAGGCGCCGACGAAGAAACGTCGCAATCCCATCCTCCCTGTTCTTGGGCTGGCGCTGCTTGGTGCGGCGGGCTGGTACGGCTACGACTGGTGGACCGATGGGCGCTTCATGGTTTCCACCGATGACGCCTATATCGAAGCCGACATCGCCACCATCGCGCCGAAGGTGTCCGGCTATGTCGCGAAGGTCGACGTCGTCGCCAACCAGCACGTGAAAGCGGGCGAATCGCTCGTAACGCTCGACAACGGCGACTATCGTATTGCCGCGGAAGAGGCCGAGGCGCAGATTGCCACGCAAAAGCTGGCGCTCAGCCGTTTCGATGCGCAGATCGCCGGGGCGAGGGCGAGCCTCGTTCAGACTGAAGCGCAGAAAAAAGCCCTTGAGGCGACCGTCCGCGGCGCCGAGCTGACGCAGAAGCGCGCGAGCGATCTCCAGTCAAAGGCCGTCGGAACGGTCGCCTCGCGTGACAATGCCGACGTCGCCCTCGACCAGGCGCGTGCGAACCTCGCCGGCGCCGATGCCAATATTGCTGCCGCCAAGGCCAATATCACCGTGCTCGAAGCCCAGCGCGCGGAAGCGCAAAGCACGATCCGCTCGCTGGAACTCGCCCGTGACAAGGCGAACCGCGATCTCGGCTTCACCGTGCTCAAGGCGCCCTATGACGGCGTCATCGGCAATGTCGCAGTCCAGGTCGGAGATCTCGTCACCGCGGGCCAGCGCCTTGCCGCCCTCGTTCCGATCGACCAGCTCTACGTGGACGCCAATTTCAAGGAAACCCAGATCGCGCATCTGGTGCCGGGCTCCAGGGTCGAGATCCATGTCGATGCCTATGACGAGCACCCGATCGAGGGCACCGTCGCGTCGATTTCGCCGGCCTCCGGCTCGGTCTTCTCGCTGTTGCCGGCGGAAAACGCGACTGGCAACTTCACCAAGATCACCCAGCGCGTTCCTGTCCGCATCACGCTTCCGGCCGAGGCGCTTGCCACGGGAACCCTGCGGGCAGGCTTGAGCGTCGTCGTCGACGTCGATACGCGCACGGCCCCGGAACAGTCGAAGATCGCTGCGGCGAAGTAA
- a CDS encoding DHA2 family efflux MFS transporter permease subunit, giving the protein MAATTTAGSMAASAAGAEERMDPRRLIAFFAMVVGMFMAILDIQIVSASLAEIQAGLSAGSDEIGWVQTAYLIAEVIMIPLSGTLARIVSTRVLFSVAAAGFTASSALAATATNIDQMIIYRAIQGFIGGGMIPSVFAAAFTIFPPSKRNIVSPIIGLIATLAPTIGPTVGGYLSHAFSWHWLFLVNVIPGIIVATVTWTFIDFDKPELGLMKKFDWWGLLSMAVFLGSLEYVLEEGNANDWFNDDHIVMGAVATAIAAAVFFYRAFKVEFPVVDLRAFADRNFTFGSLFSFVMGIGLYGLTYLYPLYLGRIRGYDSLMIGETMFVSGLAMFLTAPVAGFLAGRLDPRVMMTIGFAGFAAGTWSMSQLTADWDFWELLVPQILRGCSLMLCMVPINNIALGTLPPARIRNASGLYNLTRNLGGAVGLAVINTILTQRQDFHYARLAEHIQWGNPEALERLQNMTSNFNAYGLDGATVAIKQLTAMVQQQAVILSFIDVFVILTALFLAMIAGVLMIKKPQGAGPGGGGH; this is encoded by the coding sequence ATGGCCGCAACGACAACGGCGGGCTCGATGGCGGCAAGCGCAGCCGGCGCCGAGGAACGCATGGACCCGCGCCGGCTGATCGCCTTCTTCGCAATGGTCGTCGGCATGTTCATGGCGATCCTCGACATTCAGATCGTTTCCGCTTCGCTCGCGGAAATCCAGGCCGGCCTCTCGGCCGGATCGGATGAGATCGGCTGGGTGCAGACCGCCTACTTGATCGCCGAGGTCATCATGATCCCGCTGTCGGGGACGCTCGCCCGCATCGTCTCGACGCGCGTGCTCTTCTCGGTTGCCGCCGCCGGCTTCACAGCCTCCAGCGCGCTCGCCGCAACGGCGACCAACATCGACCAGATGATCATCTATCGGGCGATCCAGGGCTTTATCGGCGGCGGGATGATCCCGTCGGTCTTCGCGGCCGCCTTCACGATTTTCCCGCCATCGAAGCGCAATATCGTCTCGCCGATTATCGGGCTGATCGCGACGCTCGCGCCGACCATCGGCCCGACAGTCGGCGGCTACCTGAGCCATGCCTTTTCCTGGCACTGGCTGTTTCTCGTCAACGTCATTCCGGGCATCATCGTCGCGACGGTCACGTGGACCTTCATCGACTTCGACAAGCCGGAATTGGGACTGATGAAGAAGTTCGATTGGTGGGGCCTTCTCTCCATGGCGGTCTTTCTCGGCTCGCTCGAATACGTGCTGGAAGAGGGAAACGCGAACGACTGGTTCAATGACGATCACATCGTCATGGGTGCAGTCGCGACCGCAATCGCCGCCGCCGTGTTCTTCTATCGGGCCTTCAAGGTCGAGTTTCCGGTGGTCGACCTCAGAGCCTTTGCCGACCGCAACTTCACCTTCGGCTCGCTGTTTTCCTTCGTTATGGGCATCGGCCTTTATGGTCTCACCTATCTCTACCCGCTCTATCTCGGGCGCATCCGCGGCTATGATTCGCTGATGATCGGCGAGACGATGTTCGTCTCCGGCCTGGCGATGTTCCTCACTGCCCCGGTCGCCGGCTTTCTGGCCGGCCGGCTCGACCCGCGGGTGATGATGACCATCGGCTTTGCCGGCTTTGCGGCAGGCACCTGGTCGATGAGCCAGTTGACCGCCGACTGGGATTTCTGGGAACTGCTCGTTCCGCAGATCCTGCGCGGTTGCTCGCTGATGCTCTGCATGGTGCCCATCAACAACATCGCGCTCGGCACGCTGCCGCCGGCGCGCATCCGCAACGCGTCCGGGCTTTATAACCTCACGCGCAATCTTGGTGGTGCGGTCGGTCTCGCGGTCATCAATACGATCCTGACGCAGCGCCAGGACTTCCACTACGCCCGGCTTGCCGAACACATCCAGTGGGGCAACCCGGAGGCGCTTGAGCGGCTGCAGAACATGACGTCGAACTTCAACGCCTACGGTCTCGACGGCGCGACGGTTGCGATCAAGCAACTGACCGCGATGGTGCAGCAGCAGGCGGTGATTCTGTCCTTCATCGACGTGTTCGTGATCCTGACGGCCCTGTTTCTGGCGATGATCGCAGGTGTCCTGATGATTAAGAAGCCGCAGGGTGCCGGGCCAGGCGGTGGCGGTCACTAA
- a CDS encoding VOC family protein, with the protein MTKPDWDPSTGTTLLLNVDDCHAAVEELRRRGVDCEDAQLFPGFVTFASFYDPFGNRRPP; encoded by the coding sequence TTGACGAAGCCGGACTGGGACCCCTCGACCGGCACGACCCTCCTGCTGAACGTCGACGATTGTCACGCCGCTGTCGAGGAATTGCGTCGCCGAGGTGTTGATTGCGAGGATGCGCAGCTCTTCCCCGGCTTCGTGACCTTCGCGAGCTTCTACGATCCCTTCGGCAATCGCCGCCCGCCTTAG
- a CDS encoding TetR/AcrR family transcriptional regulator gives MTSKKNPQQERSLRAQEQHPSASGRRAAGEDPVKREQILEGAKRVFMRSNFDAASMNDITREAGVSKGTLYVYFENKEDLFEALIARERSRIVMSVKHALNVHQPIEDALHDFGVTLVTSITSDYTIRAMRTVLGVIDRMPRLAQRFFTATPENGYTVLKAYLDQQVAAGTLSIDDTEIAAKQFIELSMAGLFKTRLFGICDTVPPEQIEKNVASAIRVFMAAYGC, from the coding sequence ATGACGTCAAAGAAGAATCCACAGCAGGAAAGATCTCTGCGGGCTCAGGAACAACACCCTTCAGCTAGCGGGCGGCGTGCCGCCGGTGAAGATCCGGTCAAACGCGAGCAAATCCTCGAGGGCGCCAAGCGCGTTTTCATGCGGAGCAATTTCGACGCTGCCAGCATGAACGACATCACGCGCGAAGCAGGCGTCTCGAAAGGTACCCTCTATGTTTATTTCGAGAACAAGGAGGACCTCTTCGAGGCCCTGATCGCGCGCGAGCGCAGCCGTATCGTGATGAGCGTCAAGCACGCGCTGAACGTCCACCAGCCGATCGAGGATGCGCTCCACGATTTCGGCGTGACGCTGGTGACGAGCATCACCTCCGACTACACGATCCGGGCGATGCGAACCGTACTCGGCGTGATCGACCGCATGCCGCGGCTTGCGCAGCGGTTTTTCACCGCAACGCCGGAAAACGGCTACACGGTCCTGAAGGCTTATCTCGACCAGCAGGTGGCGGCTGGCACGCTTTCGATCGACGACACGGAAATAGCCGCAAAACAGTTTATCGAACTCTCCATGGCCGGACTCTTCAAGACCCGCCTGTTCGGCATCTGCGACACGGTCCCGCCTGAACAGATCGAAAAGAACGTCGCATCGGCCATTCGCGTCTTCATGGCCGCCTACGGCTGTTGA
- a CDS encoding AraC family transcriptional regulator — protein sequence MSAIGRAIWFIESHFAQDISLQEIAGAAGLSRYHLSRVFGLSTGRSIRAYIRARRLSGAALSLAHGTSSILEVALDAGYGSHEAFTRAFREQFGVTPESVRKQGHVRNIELMEPIRMDDTRTLKIEPPRFEECPALLLAGLAETYAYNRTEGIPSLWQRFNAHFGNIPGQRGNVAYGVCTDADGEAGRFRYMAAVEVADTDDLPAGFSTLKLPRQRYAIFVHRGHISAIAATAHHIFGTWLPESGYEHGEVPDMFERYDERFDPHSGMGAVEIWIPLKN from the coding sequence ATGAGTGCCATCGGGAGGGCGATCTGGTTCATCGAGAGCCACTTCGCGCAGGACATATCGCTGCAGGAAATCGCCGGGGCTGCGGGCCTGTCGCGCTATCATCTGTCGCGCGTCTTCGGACTTTCGACCGGTCGCTCGATCCGCGCCTATATCCGCGCTCGTCGCCTCAGTGGCGCCGCGCTTAGCCTCGCCCATGGCACGTCCAGCATTCTCGAAGTAGCCCTTGATGCGGGCTACGGCTCGCATGAAGCCTTCACCCGTGCCTTTCGCGAGCAGTTCGGGGTGACGCCCGAATCCGTCCGCAAGCAAGGGCACGTCCGCAATATCGAGCTGATGGAGCCGATCAGAATGGACGACACACGCACTCTGAAGATTGAACCGCCCCGTTTCGAGGAGTGCCCCGCACTCCTGCTTGCAGGGCTGGCGGAAACTTACGCCTACAACCGCACCGAGGGCATTCCTTCGCTCTGGCAGCGCTTCAATGCCCATTTCGGCAACATTCCCGGTCAGCGCGGCAATGTCGCTTACGGCGTCTGCACCGACGCCGACGGCGAAGCAGGCCGCTTCCGCTATATGGCCGCCGTCGAGGTTGCCGATACTGACGACCTGCCTGCCGGCTTCTCGACGCTGAAGCTGCCACGGCAGCGTTATGCGATCTTTGTCCATCGCGGGCATATTTCCGCCATCGCGGCCACCGCGCACCATATCTTCGGGACCTGGCTTCCGGAGTCCGGCTACGAGCACGGCGAAGTGCCGGATATGTTCGAGCGTTACGACGAGCGTTTCGACCCGCACTCGGGCATGGGTGCAGTCGAGATCTGGATACCTTTGAAGAATTAA